A genomic segment from Clostridium pasteurianum BC1 encodes:
- the pabB gene encoding aminodeoxychorismate synthase component I, which translates to MNFLMEEMSTYLDAFDIYSLFKEDKTVTFLDSGIDHNNLGRYSFIGINVFSSFKYEDNKCFIDGKVVDTDEPFEAIKRIMKNYKINNNTRLPYIGGAMGYFSYDLGRILENIPKMASNNMKIPEVYLYFYDNAIIKDNLENKIYITALGILKDSKESIKHIKERISRGNKITYTYLEGKENKFEANFTKEDYLASIDKLREYIENGDVYIANLTQSFSCETNKSPYAVYKELRYINPSPFAAFLNIEDFSIISSSPERFLKIKDKIIETRPIKGTRPRGRNASEDLKNAKTLVESEKDKSELLMIVDLERNDLSKVCNADSVKVTELFKLEKYSTVFHLVSTITGVLKDELTALDCLKACFPGGSITGAPKIRAMEIIEELEPTRRNLYTGCIGYLGFDGNMDLNIAIRTIVIKDKKAYFGVGGGITWESIREDEYQETLDKAKALMRCLS; encoded by the coding sequence ATGAATTTTTTAATGGAAGAAATGAGCACCTATTTAGATGCTTTTGATATATATTCGCTGTTCAAGGAAGATAAGACAGTGACTTTTCTGGATAGTGGTATAGACCATAATAATCTGGGGAGATACTCCTTCATAGGAATAAATGTCTTTAGCAGCTTCAAATACGAAGATAATAAATGTTTTATAGATGGTAAAGTGGTAGATACTGATGAGCCCTTTGAAGCTATAAAAAGAATAATGAAAAATTATAAGATAAATAATAATACTAGACTTCCATATATAGGGGGGGCTATGGGGTATTTTTCTTATGATTTAGGAAGAATATTAGAAAATATTCCAAAAATGGCATCGAATAACATGAAAATACCAGAGGTTTATTTATATTTTTATGATAATGCTATAATTAAGGATAATTTGGAAAATAAAATCTATATAACTGCTTTAGGTATATTAAAAGATTCAAAAGAAAGCATTAAGCACATAAAGGAAAGAATAAGCAGGGGAAATAAAATCACATATACATATTTAGAAGGAAAAGAAAATAAATTTGAAGCTAATTTTACAAAGGAAGATTATCTAGCTTCCATAGATAAACTAAGAGAATACATAGAAAACGGGGACGTATATATAGCCAATTTAACTCAAAGTTTTTCCTGTGAAACAAATAAAAGTCCCTATGCGGTATATAAAGAATTAAGATATATAAATCCTTCTCCCTTTGCGGCTTTTTTAAATATAGAAGATTTTAGTATAATTTCCTCCTCACCAGAAAGATTTTTAAAAATTAAAGATAAAATAATAGAAACCAGACCTATTAAAGGCACAAGGCCCAGAGGAAGAAATGCTAGTGAGGATTTGAAAAATGCAAAGACACTTGTTGAAAGTGAAAAGGATAAGTCTGAATTACTTATGATTGTAGATCTTGAGAGAAATGATTTAAGTAAAGTGTGCAACGCTGATTCCGTAAAGGTTACGGAGTTATTTAAATTGGAGAAGTATAGCACTGTATTTCATCTTGTATCTACTATAACTGGTGTATTGAAGGATGAACTTACAGCCTTAGATTGTCTTAAGGCCTGTTTCCCAGGTGGATCTATTACAGGAGCTCCGAAGATAAGAGCTATGGAAATTATAGAGGAACTGGAGCCTACAAGACGAAATCTATATACAGGTTGCATTGGATATTTGGGCTTTGATGGAAATATGGATTTGAATATAGCTATAAGAACCATAGTGATAAAGGATAAAAAAGCCTATTTCGGAGTAGGTGGAGGGATCACCTGGGAATCAATAAGAGAAGATGAATATCAGGAAACTCTAGATAAGGCAAAAGCTCTTATGAGATGTCTATCCTAA
- a CDS encoding anthranilate synthase component II: MFLMIDNYDSFTYNLVRYLENLKEYTQIYRNDKITIDDIINIKPQGIIISPGPKRPEDSGICIEIIKKFSGKIPILGICLGHQTIAYAFGGKIIKGKKPMHGKISEIYHNGKGVFKNIKNPVKVTRYHSLVVSKENLPDCLNITAETSDGIIMGIRHKDFLVEGVQFHPEAELTEDGYKMLGNFIQEAKNYKKINN; the protein is encoded by the coding sequence ATGTTTTTAATGATTGATAACTATGATTCTTTTACCTATAATTTGGTAAGATACCTTGAAAATTTAAAGGAATATACACAAATTTATAGAAATGACAAAATTACTATAGATGATATAATAAATATAAAGCCGCAGGGTATAATAATATCTCCTGGACCAAAGAGACCAGAGGATTCAGGCATATGCATTGAAATAATAAAAAAATTCAGTGGTAAAATACCTATTTTAGGTATATGTCTTGGGCACCAGACTATTGCCTATGCTTTTGGAGGGAAAATAATAAAGGGTAAAAAACCTATGCACGGAAAGATATCTGAAATATATCATAATGGAAAAGGCGTTTTTAAAAATATAAAAAATCCAGTAAAGGTTACTAGATATCACTCCCTTGTGGTAAGTAAAGAAAATCTTCCTGATTGTTTAAATATAACTGCTGAAACCAGCGATGGAATAATAATGGGAATCAGACATAAAGATTTTTTAGTAGAGGGTGTTCAATTCCATCCTGAAGCAGAGCTCACTGAAGACGGATATAAAATGCTGGGAAATTTTATACAGGAAGCTAAGAATTATAAAAAAATAAATAATTAA
- a CDS encoding Rqc2 family fibronectin-binding protein produces MALDGIYIYSILCELKDKFIGSRISKINQPEKDELNFLIRGIDNKNYRLLISASSSYPKIHITKNSKQNPLTPPMFCMVLRKYLLNAKIVDIRQVSTDRIIIFDFESVDDLGFNSIYSLIVEIMGRHSNITLVRARDTLIMDSIKHITPEINRFRSLYPGIEYIYPPKSERLNPFNFSKEDFLGYLSNNNISIDENMCSKVFIGVSKPLSREIMFRLHLSIEIDNITSDKAYDCINNFFKDLKDRKFSYNTYSENDIIKEFSCVKLTNLKSMDEAEYFSSSELLENFYFEKDRADRLNNHSIDLQRIVNTNLDRCLKKDEILKQKLIECESKDKYKLYGELLTANIYSIKKGNKNITLQNYYSEALENITIKLNENKTPSENIQIYFKKYNKLKTTEKMAKIQLEANSKEIEYLQSVFTNIKNCEDYNEIEEIKKELIETGYIKFNKKNNKKSPKASKPYHFISSDGIDIYVGKNNFQNDYLTLKFADKRDIWMHTKNIPGSHVIIKNYGPISDKTLEEAAGLAAYYSKAKHSNNVAVDYTEVKNVKKPSGAKPGMVIYLTNKTINIMPKKLDQHK; encoded by the coding sequence ATGGCACTAGATGGAATATATATATATAGCATTCTATGCGAACTTAAGGACAAATTCATTGGCAGTAGAATAAGCAAAATAAATCAACCGGAAAAGGATGAATTAAATTTTCTTATAAGAGGAATTGATAATAAAAATTATAGACTTTTAATAAGTGCTAGCTCCAGCTATCCTAAAATACATATTACTAAAAACAGTAAACAAAACCCTCTTACTCCCCCTATGTTTTGCATGGTGCTTAGAAAATATCTTTTGAATGCAAAAATAGTTGACATAAGACAGGTATCCACAGATAGAATAATAATTTTTGACTTTGAAAGCGTTGATGATTTAGGTTTTAATAGTATATATTCGTTAATTGTAGAAATAATGGGCAGACATAGCAATATAACCTTAGTAAGGGCAAGAGATACCCTTATCATGGATAGTATAAAACATATTACTCCTGAAATAAATAGATTTAGATCCCTTTATCCAGGAATTGAGTATATATATCCTCCAAAAAGTGAAAGACTAAATCCTTTTAATTTCTCAAAGGAGGACTTTTTAGGTTATCTATCTAATAATAATATCTCTATTGACGAAAATATGTGTTCTAAAGTCTTTATTGGTGTAAGCAAACCACTTTCAAGAGAAATTATGTTTAGATTGCACTTAAGTATAGAAATAGACAATATTACCTCTGATAAGGCTTATGATTGCATAAATAATTTTTTTAAAGATTTAAAGGATCGCAAATTTTCCTATAATACTTATTCTGAAAATGATATTATAAAGGAATTTTCCTGTGTAAAACTAACCAATTTAAAGTCTATGGATGAAGCAGAATACTTTTCTTCATCGGAATTATTAGAGAACTTTTATTTTGAAAAGGATAGAGCTGATAGACTAAATAACCACAGTATAGACCTTCAAAGAATTGTTAACACTAATTTAGATAGATGTCTTAAAAAAGATGAAATACTAAAACAGAAATTGATAGAATGTGAAAGTAAGGATAAATACAAATTATATGGAGAATTGCTTACTGCTAACATATATTCCATAAAAAAAGGCAATAAAAATATAACTTTGCAAAATTATTACAGTGAAGCACTTGAAAATATAACTATAAAATTAAATGAAAATAAAACTCCTTCTGAAAATATTCAAATTTACTTTAAAAAATACAATAAGCTTAAAACCACAGAAAAGATGGCAAAAATACAATTAGAAGCAAATTCTAAGGAAATTGAATATCTTCAATCTGTATTTACTAACATTAAAAACTGTGAAGACTATAATGAAATTGAAGAAATAAAAAAAGAACTTATTGAAACAGGATATATAAAATTCAATAAAAAAAATAATAAAAAATCACCAAAGGCTTCAAAACCTTATCATTTTATATCCAGTGATGGTATAGACATTTATGTTGGAAAAAATAATTTTCAAAATGACTATCTTACATTAAAGTTTGCAGATAAAAGAGATATTTGGATGCACACTAAAAATATACCTGGTTCTCATGTAATTATTAAAAATTATGGTCCTATATCTGATAAGACGCTAGAGGAAGCGGCTGGCCTTGCTGCTTATTACAGTAAAGCGAAACATTCTAATAATGTGGCTGTAGACTATACAGAGGTTAAAAATGTGAAAAAGCCTTCCGGTGCCAAACCTGGTATGGTTATATATCTGACAAATAAGACTATCAATATTATGCCTAAAAAACTTGATCAGCACAAGTAA
- the pyrR gene encoding bifunctional pyr operon transcriptional regulator/uracil phosphoribosyltransferase PyrR, with the protein MKLKAVLLDEKAIKRTLTRISHEIIEKNKGTADMILIGIKRRGVPLAERIAEIIESIEGNAIPVASVDITLYRDDLKNDNETIVNTEELKLDIKNKKIILVDDVLHTGRTARAAIDAIIDCGRPRMIQLAALIDRGHRELPIRADYVGKNVPTSNSEVIAVRVSELDGKDSVGIYEI; encoded by the coding sequence ATGAAGCTTAAAGCTGTATTATTAGATGAAAAAGCTATTAAGAGAACTTTAACTAGAATTTCTCATGAAATTATTGAAAAAAACAAAGGTACTGCAGATATGATTTTAATTGGTATAAAGAGAAGAGGCGTGCCTTTAGCAGAAAGAATTGCAGAAATTATAGAAAGCATAGAGGGTAATGCTATACCCGTAGCCAGTGTAGATATAACTTTATACAGAGATGATCTTAAAAATGATAATGAAACCATAGTTAATACAGAGGAATTAAAATTAGATATAAAAAATAAAAAGATTATATTGGTAGATGATGTACTTCATACAGGAAGAACTGCCAGAGCAGCCATAGATGCAATTATAGATTGTGGAAGGCCTAGGATGATTCAGCTTGCTGCATTAATAGATAGGGGACACAGGGAATTACCAATAAGAGCGGATTATGTAGGAAAGAACGTTCCAACTTCTAATAGCGAAGTTATAGCAGTTAGAGTTTCAGAACTAGATGGCAAAGATTCTGTAGGCATATATGAAATATAA
- a CDS encoding RluA family pseudouridine synthase, whose product MEYFNFKVEKPEENTRLDVFVSTKLQDKSRSYIQGIIEDGGVQVNNKCKKSNYKLKINDEVCINIPENKELDVAAENIKLDILYEDSDVIVINKPQGMVVHPAPGNYTGTLVNALLYHCKDLSGINGVNRPGIVHRIDKDTSGVLVVAKNDRAHKFLAEQLKGHTMTRVYLALVEGLIKVDEGTVDVPLARHPVERIKISVVKDGRNAVTHYKVIERFKNNTLIQCRLETGRTHQIRVHMAHMGHPLVGDAIYGYKKQRFNLKGQMLHAKKLGFIHPSSEKYMEFEAAVPVYFTRIIDILRNELK is encoded by the coding sequence ATGGAATACTTTAATTTTAAAGTAGAAAAGCCTGAAGAGAATACAAGATTAGATGTATTTGTTAGTACAAAATTGCAAGATAAGTCAAGAAGCTATATACAGGGGATAATTGAAGATGGCGGCGTTCAGGTAAATAATAAATGTAAAAAGAGCAATTACAAATTAAAAATTAATGATGAGGTATGTATTAATATTCCTGAAAATAAAGAATTAGACGTAGCAGCAGAAAATATAAAACTTGATATATTGTATGAAGACAGCGATGTGATAGTTATAAATAAACCTCAGGGTATGGTAGTGCACCCAGCACCAGGTAATTATACAGGTACTTTAGTCAATGCCTTATTATATCACTGCAAAGATTTATCAGGAATAAATGGAGTAAACAGACCGGGAATAGTACATAGAATAGATAAGGACACCTCCGGGGTATTGGTGGTAGCTAAAAATGATAGGGCTCATAAATTTTTAGCAGAACAATTAAAAGGGCATACTATGACAAGAGTATACTTAGCCTTGGTAGAAGGACTAATAAAAGTTGATGAAGGAACTGTGGATGTACCTCTTGCAAGACATCCGGTGGAACGGATCAAAATTAGCGTAGTGAAAGATGGAAGAAATGCAGTTACCCATTATAAAGTCATAGAAAGATTTAAAAATAATACATTAATTCAGTGCAGATTAGAAACTGGAAGGACTCATCAAATTAGAGTACATATGGCACATATGGGTCATCCTCTTGTGGGAGATGCTATTTACGGATATAAAAAGCAAAGATTTAATTTAAAAGGGCAAATGCTTCATGCAAAGAAATTAGGATTTATTCATCCTTCCAGTGAAAAGTATATGGAGTTTGAAGCTGCTGTGCCTGTTTATTTTACTAGAATTATAGATATTTTAAGAAATGAATTGAAATAA
- the lspA gene encoding signal peptidase II, giving the protein MELIIIILVNIIDRFSKIWALKTLKDNNDVVIIKNIFSLSYLENRGAAWGIFQGKTNFLLVITIFVIIGIIYFIFKYKPKNKLIRISLSFIIGGAIGNMYDRLVNKYVVDFIYFHYKDVYSFPTFNVADMSVVVGTILLALCLLKDDNNGIL; this is encoded by the coding sequence ATGGAGCTAATTATAATTATATTAGTAAATATAATTGATAGATTCAGTAAGATTTGGGCATTAAAAACTCTAAAAGACAACAATGATGTAGTTATTATTAAGAATATATTTAGTTTGTCTTATTTAGAAAACAGGGGAGCTGCCTGGGGTATATTTCAGGGAAAAACCAATTTTTTATTAGTAATAACTATATTTGTAATTATAGGGATAATATATTTTATATTTAAGTACAAACCTAAAAACAAGCTTATAAGAATAAGCTTGAGCTTTATAATTGGCGGTGCTATCGGCAATATGTATGATAGATTGGTGAATAAATATGTAGTGGATTTTATATATTTTCACTACAAGGATGTTTACAGCTTTCCAACTTTTAATGTAGCTGATATGTCTGTGGTAGTAGGAACTATACTACTTGCGTTATGTCTATTAAAGGATGATAATAATGGAATACTTTAA
- a CDS encoding TraR/DksA C4-type zinc finger protein: MQMEKLEHFKKKLINEREKVNDLLNLMVKNETIDSKSEISSELSYYDNHPSDIATEINDIEKGMAFRENEKSIIRRIDDALTRIEDESYGKCKSCGEAIDTGRLEFMPYAENCVKCENKINNLKQREIHDRPVEEKVIGHPFGKDYRHQLYSSEFDSEDSYESVEAFNKMENIVEIYDYEDQQGYVEPIEKISNDQYKSQLPD; the protein is encoded by the coding sequence ATGCAAATGGAGAAACTTGAGCATTTTAAAAAAAAGCTTATAAATGAAAGAGAAAAGGTCAATGATCTTTTGAATTTAATGGTTAAAAATGAGACCATCGATTCAAAGAGTGAAATTTCTTCTGAATTATCTTATTACGATAATCATCCATCGGATATAGCAACTGAAATTAATGATATAGAAAAGGGCATGGCTTTTAGGGAAAATGAGAAATCTATCATCAGAAGAATAGATGATGCATTGACAAGAATTGAGGATGAAAGTTATGGAAAATGTAAATCCTGTGGTGAAGCCATAGATACAGGAAGACTTGAATTTATGCCCTATGCAGAAAATTGTGTAAAATGTGAAAACAAAATTAATAATTTAAAGCAGAGAGAAATACACGATAGACCTGTAGAAGAGAAGGTTATAGGACATCCTTTTGGAAAGGACTATAGGCATCAACTATATAGTTCAGAATTTGATTCCGAAGATAGCTATGAAAGCGTGGAAGCATTTAATAAAATGGAAAATATAGTGGAAATTTATGATTACGAAGATCAGCAAGGGTACGTGGAGCCTATAGAAAAAATAAGCAATGACCAGTATAAAAGTCAATTACCAGATTAA
- a CDS encoding 5'-methylthioadenosine/adenosylhomocysteine nucleosidase, which yields MIIGIIGAMDEEVELLLKKIKLKRKENKASMEFNFGELYEKDLVIVRCGIGKVNAAVCSQILIDDFNVDAVINVGIAGGIGKGIFPGDIVIAENLVQYDMDTSAFGDKIGQIPRLDTYDFKCDSELIELAKKACESFEKNFFTGRIATGDQFVADIEKIKWLNKDFGAVACEMEGGSIAQVCYLNKVPFVVIRSISDNANNGAHMDFEKFTPIAVKNSTYILENMIKIM from the coding sequence ATGATAATTGGAATAATTGGAGCAATGGATGAAGAAGTGGAATTACTTTTAAAAAAGATAAAGCTTAAGAGAAAAGAAAATAAAGCATCTATGGAATTTAATTTTGGTGAACTGTATGAAAAAGATTTAGTAATAGTAAGATGCGGCATTGGCAAGGTTAATGCTGCTGTATGCAGTCAAATACTAATTGATGATTTTAATGTAGATGCTGTAATAAATGTTGGAATCGCTGGAGGAATAGGAAAAGGCATTTTCCCAGGAGACATAGTTATTGCAGAAAATCTAGTGCAATATGATATGGATACTTCTGCTTTTGGTGATAAAATAGGCCAAATACCTAGACTTGACACCTATGATTTTAAATGTGATAGTGAGCTGATTGAACTAGCTAAAAAGGCTTGTGAAAGCTTTGAAAAAAACTTTTTTACAGGAAGAATAGCTACAGGGGATCAATTTGTGGCAGATATAGAAAAAATTAAATGGTTAAATAAGGATTTTGGTGCAGTTGCCTGTGAAATGGAAGGTGGAAGTATTGCACAGGTTTGCTATTTAAATAAAGTACCTTTTGTTGTGATAAGGTCTATATCAGATAATGCAAATAATGGTGCACATATGGATTTTGAAAAATTTACACCTATAGCAGTGAAAAATTCTACATATATACTAGAAAATATGATAAAAATAATGTAA
- a CDS encoding DivIVA domain-containing protein, which produces MRLTSMDINNKEFKKVLRGYDQDEVDEFLDKIGDNYEEIYKENSALKEKVAILNEKIDHYLKIENTIQNTLLLAQNAAEQAKQSSKKEAELVVRNANDTAQRIIDKANSEVLRISDDYETIKQEFIKFRAKYRNFMNTQLDMFNDLEMDFEKNYNIINTEQVKEKEIEEYDDKDLSTELKALDDKEENFNDDLNEIKSFFVKE; this is translated from the coding sequence ATGAGATTAACTTCAATGGATATAAACAATAAAGAGTTTAAAAAGGTATTAAGAGGATATGATCAGGATGAAGTAGATGAATTTTTGGATAAAATAGGAGATAACTATGAGGAAATATATAAAGAAAATTCTGCACTAAAAGAAAAAGTAGCTATTCTCAATGAAAAAATTGATCATTATTTAAAAATCGAGAATACTATCCAAAATACTCTTCTCTTAGCGCAAAATGCAGCGGAACAAGCTAAGCAATCTTCAAAAAAAGAAGCGGAATTAGTAGTGAGAAACGCAAATGATACCGCACAGAGAATAATAGATAAAGCCAATAGTGAAGTGCTTAGAATAAGTGATGACTACGAAACTATTAAACAAGAATTTATAAAGTTCAGAGCAAAATATAGGAATTTTATGAATACTCAGCTGGATATGTTCAATGATTTAGAAATGGATTTTGAAAAAAATTATAACATAATCAATACAGAGCAGGTTAAGGAAAAGGAAATAGAAGAGTATGATGATAAAGATTTATCCACTGAATTAAAGGCTTTAGATGACAAAGAAGAAAATTTTAATGATGATTTGAATGAAATAAAGAGTTTCTTTGTAAAAGAGTAA
- a CDS encoding RNA-binding protein, with protein MNKNEFLNSIFSEDKLTLSNIFDKINLAIKIRKTVYTNEFYTPDICNGLCRLANSLGIQIMQYGIFENSERNMLAFSEQEVDYFPVGLIKIENKSKFNNLTHRDYLGAIMSIGINRNKFGDLIVVDNSCFVAVSKDILSYIIDNLSSIGKCSCNIYELEPVSYNIPKIKFEEFTIIVSSLRLDCLVSSICNISRSKAVELISRGNIFLNYTLEKEKDYDVAFGTTITIRGYGKYKLIGDIGVTAKNRIKVLIKKFV; from the coding sequence ATGAATAAAAATGAATTTTTAAATAGTATTTTCAGTGAAGATAAATTAACTTTATCCAATATTTTTGATAAAATTAATCTTGCAATTAAAATAAGAAAAACAGTGTATACTAATGAATTTTATACTCCTGATATTTGTAATGGTCTGTGTAGATTAGCAAATTCCTTAGGTATACAAATTATGCAGTATGGGATTTTTGAAAATAGTGAAAGAAATATGTTGGCTTTTTCTGAACAAGAAGTTGATTATTTTCCAGTAGGACTTATTAAAATAGAAAATAAGTCAAAATTTAACAATTTAACTCACAGGGACTATTTGGGAGCTATAATGTCCATAGGCATTAACAGAAATAAGTTTGGAGATCTAATTGTAGTAGATAATTCATGTTTTGTTGCAGTTAGCAAGGATATATTAAGTTATATAATAGATAATTTATCTTCCATAGGAAAATGTTCTTGTAATATTTATGAATTAGAACCTGTAAGTTATAATATACCAAAGATAAAATTTGAGGAATTTACCATTATTGTTTCTTCTCTCAGATTGGATTGCTTAGTAAGTTCCATATGCAATATATCTCGAAGTAAAGCAGTTGAGTTAATAAGTAGAGGCAATATATTTTTAAATTATACATTAGAGAAAGAAAAAGATTATGATGTTGCTTTTGGAACTACTATAACTATAAGAGGATATGGTAAATACAAATTAATAGGTGATATTGGTGTTACTGCTAAAAATAGAATAAAAGTCCTTATAAAAAAATTTGTTTAA
- a CDS encoding cell division protein SepF: protein MAKMFNKIMGIIGLDDGSIEEEFDDQEDMKLPRETDEELDEPILSSKKSNKVVNIHTASSVRVVISRPKDYDEATAICDELKNRRIIVVNVSDLEPKTAQRLLDFMGGASYVLNGELQEVEKNVYILSPSNVEVSNELQTELSGKSMFMWNK, encoded by the coding sequence ATGGCAAAAATGTTTAATAAAATTATGGGTATTATTGGGCTTGATGATGGAAGCATAGAAGAGGAATTTGATGATCAGGAGGATATGAAGCTTCCGAGAGAAACGGATGAAGAATTGGATGAACCAATACTAAGCAGCAAGAAAAGTAATAAAGTTGTAAACATTCATACAGCCTCATCTGTAAGAGTTGTTATTTCAAGACCTAAGGATTATGATGAAGCAACGGCTATATGTGATGAACTGAAAAATAGAAGGATTATAGTTGTAAATGTTAGTGATTTAGAGCCTAAAACAGCTCAAAGACTACTTGATTTTATGGGTGGTGCTAGTTACGTACTTAATGGTGAATTGCAGGAAGTAGAAAAAAATGTATACATATTATCACCTTCAAATGTAGAAGTTTCTAATGAATTACAAACTGAACTTTCAGGAAAAAGTATGTTCATGTGGAATAAATAA
- a CDS encoding YggS family pyridoxal phosphate-dependent enzyme — MSIKENICKIKTQLPENVTLIAVSKTRTVEEIQEAYNEGIRDFGENRVQELIGKTDRFDSSVRWHLIGHLQTNKVKYIVGKVHLIHSVDSIKLINEIEKRYAANNLIANVLVQINIGREASKTGIFKEDLPEILEECEKCNNLKVKGLMAVIPKGSEEGCRMYFTEMRHIWNNVKEKNYNNISMEYLSMGMTHDYKIALEEEANMIRVGEGIFGKRNYNKL; from the coding sequence TTGTCTATAAAAGAAAATATTTGTAAGATAAAAACACAGCTGCCTGAAAATGTTACTTTAATAGCTGTATCCAAAACTAGGACTGTAGAAGAAATTCAAGAGGCATACAATGAGGGCATAAGAGATTTTGGAGAAAATAGGGTTCAAGAACTTATAGGAAAAACAGACAGATTTGATTCTTCCGTTAGATGGCATCTTATAGGTCATCTTCAGACTAATAAAGTAAAATATATTGTTGGTAAAGTTCATTTGATTCATTCTGTGGACAGTATTAAGTTGATAAATGAAATTGAAAAAAGATATGCTGCTAATAATTTAATAGCAAATGTACTGGTTCAGATAAATATTGGAAGAGAAGCATCAAAAACTGGTATATTTAAAGAAGATCTACCTGAAATTTTAGAAGAATGCGAGAAATGCAATAATTTGAAAGTTAAAGGTCTTATGGCTGTAATTCCAAAGGGATCAGAAGAAGGGTGCAGAATGTATTTTACCGAAATGAGACATATATGGAATAACGTAAAGGAAAAGAATTATAATAATATTTCTATGGAGTATCTATCTATGGGAATGACTCATGATTATAAAATTGCTTTAGAAGAAGAAGCCAATATGATTAGAGTTGGTGAAGGCATATTTGGTAAAAGGAACTATAATAAATTATAA
- a CDS encoding DUF881 domain-containing protein — MKNNESTVFVFAACIIIGILITSNFNFSRTTTRVFLNAKQYQDQYNYKNNLVSQINELRDNYFDLQNKIQKFDNTKSSEVLEQELKQELNNAKVISGEMDVEGPGVKIQLDDGTDKFNGAVINSNYDLRKLIHNFDVSYIVNDLQLAGAEAISVNGQRIASTTEIYCIGPFIRVNGVSLGSPFYINAIGDKDKLKDYMMSSNNYLYTMINRGIDVTLYQSDNIKIGGYDGDLSHSYLKAKN, encoded by the coding sequence GTGAAAAATAATGAATCAACAGTATTTGTATTTGCAGCCTGTATAATAATTGGAATATTAATAACTTCAAATTTTAATTTTTCTAGAACTACTACAAGAGTTTTCTTAAATGCAAAGCAATATCAGGATCAGTATAATTATAAAAATAATTTAGTTAGTCAAATTAATGAATTAAGAGATAATTATTTTGATTTACAAAACAAGATACAGAAATTTGACAATACTAAAAGCAGTGAAGTCTTAGAGCAGGAATTAAAGCAGGAATTAAATAATGCTAAAGTTATTTCGGGAGAAATGGATGTAGAAGGCCCTGGGGTTAAAATACAATTGGATGATGGGACAGATAAATTTAATGGAGCTGTTATAAATTCTAATTATGACTTACGAAAATTGATTCATAATTTTGATGTAAGTTATATAGTTAATGATTTACAGTTAGCTGGGGCAGAGGCTATTTCTGTAAATGGTCAGAGAATAGCAAGTACTACAGAAATTTACTGTATAGGACCCTTTATCAGGGTTAATGGTGTGTCTCTTGGTTCTCCCTTTTATATAAATGCCATTGGAGACAAGGATAAGTTAAAGGATTATATGATGTCAAGTAATAATTATTTATACACTATGATAAATAGAGGTATTGATGTTACTTTATATCAAAGTGATAATATAAAAATTGGAGGCTATGATGGAGATCTTAGTCATAGTTATTTGAAAGCCAAGAATTAA